In Paenibacillus sp. FSL M7-0420, a single genomic region encodes these proteins:
- a CDS encoding GNAT family N-acetyltransferase, producing the protein MTIVELHKITPELEHECTQLSVSTEQLDLVASNADSLVHAVNEPTSIPYGIFAEGRMVGFILFDNERYTDGYYWILRFMIDGRYQGQGYGKSAIKEVIKMLSSREDCKQIRVSHIPHNLTANKLYKDVGFTETGEFEDNGDIILGYSM; encoded by the coding sequence TTGACTATTGTTGAATTACATAAGATTACCCCCGAGCTGGAACACGAATGTACTCAATTGAGCGTGAGCACGGAGCAGTTGGACTTGGTGGCAAGTAATGCAGATTCCCTTGTGCATGCGGTAAATGAGCCCACATCGATACCCTACGGTATTTTTGCTGAAGGAAGGATGGTCGGATTTATCCTTTTTGATAATGAAAGATATACAGACGGCTACTATTGGATTCTGCGATTTATGATTGACGGGAGATATCAGGGACAAGGTTATGGGAAATCGGCTATTAAAGAAGTCATTAAGATGCTGAGTAGCCGCGAGGACTGCAAACAGATTAGGGTATCGCATATTCCGCATAATCTAACGGCCAATAAGCTCTATAAGGATGTGGGATTCACCGAGACGGGGGAGTTTGAAGATAACGGGGATATTATATTGGGTTATTCGATGTGA
- a CDS encoding GNAT family N-acetyltransferase, which produces MKPIVIQPVNAQNWEEALEISVCKEHRHFVPSVMESLAYAYIKPWDEALDPYILSIDGEIIGFFYLSFTPGSSDNYWIGGFQIDHRHQRKGYGKQAMIEIIKFIKEVHPKCSLISLTVEQENSVAQKLYEGLGFTSEQRLNQDGEIIYTIQLD; this is translated from the coding sequence ATGAAACCAATCGTTATCCAACCTGTCAACGCCCAGAATTGGGAAGAAGCTCTAGAGATATCTGTCTGTAAAGAGCATAGGCACTTCGTTCCTTCAGTGATGGAGTCGCTAGCATATGCCTATATCAAGCCGTGGGATGAAGCGTTAGATCCGTATATTCTGTCCATTGATGGCGAAATTATCGGATTCTTCTATCTTTCATTTACTCCCGGAAGCTCAGATAATTACTGGATTGGCGGGTTTCAGATTGACCACAGGCACCAACGAAAAGGCTACGGGAAACAAGCAATGATAGAAATCATTAAGTTCATTAAAGAAGTTCATCCGAAGTGCAGCCTAATATCCTTAACGGTGGAACAAGAGAATTCAGTAGCACAGAAGCTGTATGAAGGATTAGGATTCACCAGCGAGCAGCGCTTGAACCAGGATGGGGAGATCATCTATACCATTCAGCTTGACTGA
- a CDS encoding extracellular solute-binding protein yields the protein MFNRLTGRKKALAGCFILFLSFIMLSACSGDKSGRSDSAGVPAPISILAPLHFPQTPSAELIAEIERLTGTQLDITWVPEGVYTDKMNTALTTGSLGKVTFVKFTDYNPVKNMIRSGAFWEIGPYLAEFPNLSQLNAAILKQTSVDGGIYGLYTERPASRQGIIIRKDWLDKLHLSPPGTLEELYEVMKQFTINDPDGNGKADTLGLVDRNDLVYGVFKTLSSYFGTPNNWKIEDGQFIPEFATPEYMDTMNFMRKLYKEGIINQDFALTSKEVQRDKFIRGTAGIFIGSMTDVQRLSIEAKAINPKAELTLINRIKGPDGYKVWSIPKYNGLYLFSRKAIATEQELKQVLGFFDRTMDEDVANLMAYGFEGRHYKLDVYGKVILPEETSQLRVYEVNPLNSLMIADVGNTHIKEVAQKEQLTALADQLSRDNEQFLVDDPTVSLTSPTYDEKNAELSAIIVDATYNYILGNIDAAGFAGEVEKWKTSGGSLIIQEYGEAGGRVRGLEE from the coding sequence ATGTTCAACCGGTTAACGGGCAGGAAGAAAGCTCTTGCAGGGTGCTTCATCCTATTCTTATCGTTCATTATGTTAAGCGCTTGCAGCGGGGATAAGTCTGGGCGTTCCGATTCAGCGGGTGTACCGGCACCGATCTCGATTCTGGCACCGCTGCATTTTCCGCAGACGCCTTCAGCGGAGCTGATCGCCGAGATTGAGAGACTGACCGGGACTCAGCTTGATATTACCTGGGTGCCGGAGGGCGTCTACACGGACAAAATGAATACCGCACTGACCACCGGCTCCCTCGGCAAAGTAACGTTCGTGAAATTCACCGATTATAATCCGGTCAAGAATATGATCCGCTCGGGCGCTTTTTGGGAGATTGGTCCCTATCTGGCAGAATTTCCGAATCTCAGTCAGTTGAATGCGGCGATTCTTAAGCAGACCTCGGTGGACGGGGGAATCTATGGCCTGTATACCGAAAGACCGGCTTCCCGGCAGGGCATTATTATCCGCAAGGACTGGCTGGATAAGCTGCACCTCAGTCCCCCCGGAACGCTGGAGGAGCTGTATGAGGTGATGAAGCAATTCACCATCAATGACCCGGACGGCAACGGCAAGGCAGACACCCTTGGACTGGTGGACCGCAACGATCTGGTGTACGGGGTATTCAAGACGTTAAGCTCCTATTTCGGCACGCCGAATAACTGGAAAATCGAAGATGGACAGTTCATCCCGGAATTCGCCACCCCTGAATATATGGACACGATGAACTTCATGCGCAAATTATACAAGGAGGGGATCATTAACCAGGATTTCGCCCTGACCAGCAAGGAAGTGCAGCGGGACAAATTCATCCGGGGAACGGCCGGGATCTTCATCGGGAGCATGACGGATGTGCAGCGGCTCTCTATTGAGGCCAAGGCGATCAACCCCAAGGCAGAGCTGACGCTGATTAACCGGATTAAAGGGCCGGACGGATATAAGGTATGGTCCATACCCAAGTACAACGGCTTGTACCTCTTTTCACGTAAAGCCATTGCTACCGAGCAGGAGCTGAAGCAGGTGCTTGGATTCTTCGACCGCACGATGGATGAGGATGTAGCCAACCTGATGGCTTACGGCTTCGAGGGCCGCCACTATAAGCTGGATGTATACGGCAAAGTGATTCTTCCGGAAGAAACGTCCCAGCTGCGGGTGTATGAGGTCAATCCGCTCAATTCCCTGATGATCGCTGATGTAGGCAATACCCATATCAAGGAGGTTGCACAAAAGGAGCAGCTCACCGCCCTGGCCGACCAGCTCAGCCGGGATAACGAGCAGTTTCTCGTCGATGACCCCACCGTGTCACTCACCTCTCCGACCTATGACGAGAAGAACGCCGAGCTGTCTGCCATCATCGTGGATGCCACCTACAATTATATTCTCGGTAATATCGACGCCGCCGGCTTCGCCGGAGAGGTTGAGAAATGGAAGACCAGCGGCGGCAGCCTGATTATTCAGGAGTATGGGGAGGCGGGGGGGAGGGTGCGGGGGTTGGAGGAGTGA
- a CDS encoding AraC family transcriptional regulator has product MKHLSFLSKLTMFAFAISILPVLFIGSFSYFTSSSEIQKNVNESKKELILQITSNVEHKLNTVNQTLNQVVNSSVLKKALNNPLSENDFILYNDIRNEIRNMQSFDTKLEDVILLNQRQNWMIKNSGLYRLNEYRNYEQLTNLLNVEGSSSWVLNPSSLFYSEESINVTGCNYSISLIKKLPVTKLQKYGLALANIPACSLQDFINPDMQPLDSIMVLDKSGRILLHSDRKLIGEPAAAAGFTGFEQIAAATEPSGQFKTKLNEADYSITYMRSQLNGWIYLSATSIKSLTRESGKIGTYTVFVCTFMLLLSVLLAWLGSRRMYTPIERLLTQIGLRRPGLRAGRTDEFQLIGEQVHSLFQSKSQLEKEVSQHLGQVRTFFLIQAFGGNLRRRELMEELEQYGYGKQVEEWKTMAVITLSIDFSEENSYEKKDLNLLLFAAHNMTQELVSAQHRLTPVMMGHALAVLIGSPDEDTEAFHRMLYALTEKLQQEINGVLKLQVSIGLSLPFHSFDKMSIAYRESLEALKHRITLGKGIIIQYENINSGKHYLNLNYPTHTENDLMDAIKLADSDKAKELLHKLFKCIFALGLSPQEYQIPLTRLLNNTLIMMQESGITLNQIYHAGGSLFEELTDLHIVAEIEDWFWTIVIQPVIVIFHSRQNAQYHNISEKLIDIVQHEYDQDLTLEECASRLHYNANYISSVFRKETQYYFSDYLTMYRFKMAKKWLEETDMPVKDIASRLRYNNSQNFIRSFRKQEGMTPGQYRDSFHTKLRAVPDDE; this is encoded by the coding sequence TTGAAACATCTTAGCTTTCTCAGTAAATTAACTATGTTCGCGTTCGCCATCAGCATCCTGCCGGTGCTGTTTATTGGTTCGTTCTCCTATTTCACATCCTCCAGTGAAATTCAAAAAAATGTTAACGAAAGCAAAAAGGAGCTCATTTTACAAATTACCTCAAATGTAGAGCATAAGCTGAATACTGTCAACCAGACCTTGAACCAGGTCGTGAACTCTTCGGTGCTGAAGAAGGCGCTGAACAACCCGCTTAGTGAAAACGATTTCATTTTATATAACGACATCCGCAATGAGATCCGCAATATGCAGTCCTTCGATACGAAGCTGGAGGATGTCATCCTGCTCAATCAGCGCCAGAACTGGATGATCAAGAATTCCGGGCTCTACCGGCTGAATGAATACCGCAATTACGAGCAGCTGACGAATCTGCTGAATGTGGAAGGCAGCTCTTCTTGGGTGCTGAACCCCTCCTCCCTGTTCTACAGTGAAGAGAGCATTAACGTGACCGGCTGCAATTACAGCATCAGCCTGATTAAGAAGCTGCCGGTGACCAAGCTGCAGAAATACGGACTGGCTCTGGCCAATATTCCGGCCTGCAGTCTTCAGGACTTCATTAATCCCGATATGCAGCCGCTGGACAGTATTATGGTGCTGGACAAGAGCGGACGGATTCTGCTGCATTCAGACCGCAAGCTGATCGGAGAGCCTGCCGCAGCGGCCGGGTTCACGGGATTCGAGCAGATCGCCGCTGCCACTGAGCCATCGGGACAATTCAAGACCAAGCTTAATGAAGCCGATTACTCGATCACCTATATGCGTTCCCAGTTGAACGGCTGGATCTATCTGTCGGCCACCTCCATCAAGAGTCTGACCCGCGAATCCGGCAAAATCGGCACTTACACGGTATTTGTCTGCACGTTCATGCTGCTCTTGTCTGTGCTGCTTGCCTGGCTAGGCTCCCGGCGCATGTACACCCCCATCGAACGGCTGCTGACCCAGATTGGACTGCGCCGTCCCGGTCTGCGGGCAGGGCGTACGGATGAATTCCAGCTCATCGGTGAGCAGGTCCATTCCCTGTTCCAATCCAAGTCACAGCTGGAGAAGGAGGTCAGCCAGCATCTCGGACAGGTGCGGACCTTCTTTCTGATTCAGGCGTTCGGAGGCAATCTGAGAAGACGCGAGCTGATGGAGGAGCTGGAGCAATACGGGTACGGCAAGCAAGTCGAGGAATGGAAGACGATGGCTGTCATTACGCTGAGCATCGACTTCTCCGAGGAGAACAGCTATGAGAAAAAGGATCTCAATCTGCTGTTATTCGCAGCGCATAATATGACTCAGGAGCTGGTCTCTGCGCAGCACAGGCTAACCCCTGTGATGATGGGTCATGCCCTGGCGGTCTTAATCGGCAGCCCCGATGAGGACACGGAAGCTTTTCACCGGATGCTCTATGCGCTTACGGAGAAGCTCCAGCAGGAGATTAACGGGGTCCTGAAGCTGCAGGTCAGCATTGGGCTGAGCCTGCCGTTTCATTCGTTTGACAAAATGTCCATTGCCTACCGGGAAAGCCTGGAGGCCCTGAAGCACCGGATTACCCTGGGCAAAGGCATCATTATCCAGTACGAGAATATCAATTCAGGCAAGCATTATCTCAATTTGAACTACCCGACCCACACGGAAAATGACCTGATGGATGCCATCAAGCTGGCTGACAGCGATAAGGCGAAGGAGCTGCTGCATAAGCTGTTCAAGTGTATTTTTGCGCTGGGACTGTCGCCGCAGGAATATCAGATTCCGCTGACCCGGCTGCTGAACAATACGCTCATTATGATGCAGGAATCAGGAATTACGCTGAACCAGATCTACCACGCGGGCGGTTCCCTGTTCGAGGAGCTGACCGATCTGCATATCGTGGCCGAGATTGAAGACTGGTTCTGGACCATCGTCATCCAGCCGGTCATCGTCATCTTCCATAGCAGGCAGAACGCCCAGTATCATAATATCTCCGAGAAGCTGATCGACATCGTCCAGCATGAGTATGACCAGGATCTGACGCTGGAGGAGTGTGCTTCCCGGCTGCATTATAACGCCAACTACATCAGCAGTGTGTTCCGCAAGGAAACGCAGTATTATTTCAGTGATTACCTGACTATGTACCGGTTCAAAATGGCCAAGAAGTGGCTGGAGGAGACCGATATGCCCGTGAAGGATATCGCCTCCCGCCTGAGATACAACAATTCACAGAATTTCATACGTTCCTTCCGCAAGCAGGAGGGGATGACCCCCGGCCAGTACCGTGACAGCTTCCACACGAAGCTTAGAGCGGTCCCGGACGATGAGTAG
- a CDS encoding APC family permease, which translates to MMSSVKRFLIGRPLKSDQLGEQKLNKTKALAILSSDALSSVAYGPEQILLVLITVSTAAFWYSIPIAGGVLVLLLALILSYRQIIFAYPQGGGAYVVSKENLGKYPGLIAGGSLLVDYILTVAVSVSAGTDAITSAFPGLHPYNVLIAIIFVLLITTLNLRGVTESASFLAYPVYLFVLAMFIMIGLGLFNVLTGRVPAELHTSLGTPVAGISLFLLLRAFSSGSSALTGVEAISNAIPNFKAPAPNNAAKTLAAMGILLALLFSGIVFLAYYYGIAPREQVTVVSDIAEHVFGRNFMYYVVQGTTALILVLAANTGYSAFPLLAVNLAKDKFIPRMFTVRGDRLGYSNGILSLGILSIILIIAFEGRTEHLIPLYAVGVFIPFTLSQTGMIVKWLRHKPEGWLPKLIINAIGALISFIVTMMFFLTKFTQVWPVLVFLPLIILFFYRIYKHYESVADQLRVATCGEPPLAIEGNIIILPVAGITHVVENSLRYAKSLSAQQIIAVHIPFEREDDAIFEEKWKKFHPEVRLVTLYSPYRSIIHPLTKFIDTVQRKASESNYQVTVIVPQFIPKKGWHNILHNQSSLLIRAHLLYRRNVIITTVPYHLKK; encoded by the coding sequence ATGATGTCTTCGGTAAAAAGGTTCCTGATCGGACGGCCGCTGAAGTCCGATCAGCTGGGGGAACAGAAGCTTAACAAAACCAAGGCCCTAGCCATTCTGTCCTCGGATGCCTTATCCTCTGTGGCCTATGGCCCGGAGCAGATTCTGCTGGTGCTGATCACGGTGAGTACAGCCGCATTCTGGTATTCCATTCCGATTGCAGGCGGGGTGCTGGTGCTGCTCCTGGCCCTGATACTCTCCTATAGGCAGATCATCTTTGCCTATCCCCAAGGCGGCGGGGCTTATGTCGTATCCAAGGAGAATCTGGGTAAATATCCGGGTCTGATTGCGGGGGGCTCCTTGCTCGTCGATTATATACTAACCGTAGCGGTCAGTGTCTCTGCGGGAACGGATGCGATTACTTCAGCTTTTCCGGGTCTGCATCCTTATAATGTGCTGATTGCCATCATCTTCGTCCTGCTGATCACGACCCTGAATCTGCGTGGGGTCACCGAGTCTGCCTCTTTCCTGGCGTATCCGGTTTATCTGTTCGTCCTGGCGATGTTCATTATGATCGGGCTGGGCCTGTTCAATGTGCTGACCGGAAGAGTACCGGCGGAGCTTCACACCTCACTGGGAACACCGGTGGCCGGAATCAGCCTGTTCCTGCTGCTGCGGGCGTTCTCCTCAGGCAGCTCGGCGCTGACTGGGGTGGAGGCCATATCGAATGCGATCCCCAATTTCAAGGCACCGGCACCGAATAATGCAGCCAAAACCTTAGCGGCGATGGGAATTCTGCTCGCGCTGTTATTCTCAGGCATCGTCTTCCTGGCGTATTATTACGGCATTGCTCCGCGTGAACAGGTCACGGTGGTGTCCGATATTGCCGAGCATGTCTTTGGCCGCAACTTCATGTATTATGTCGTGCAGGGCACGACAGCCTTAATTCTGGTTCTGGCGGCGAACACCGGATATTCCGCATTTCCGCTGCTGGCTGTGAATCTGGCGAAGGATAAATTCATTCCCCGGATGTTCACCGTGCGCGGAGACCGGCTGGGGTACTCGAACGGCATTCTCAGCCTGGGCATCTTGTCGATCATCCTGATCATTGCCTTTGAGGGGCGGACGGAGCATCTCATTCCGCTGTATGCAGTCGGGGTCTTCATCCCGTTCACCCTGTCGCAGACAGGCATGATCGTCAAATGGCTCCGGCACAAGCCGGAGGGCTGGCTGCCTAAGCTGATCATCAATGCAATCGGGGCGCTGATCAGCTTCATTGTCACGATGATGTTCTTCCTGACCAAATTCACGCAGGTCTGGCCGGTCCTGGTCTTCCTGCCGCTGATTATCCTGTTCTTCTACCGCATCTACAAGCATTATGAATCGGTCGCCGACCAATTGCGGGTAGCCACCTGCGGGGAGCCGCCGCTTGCGATTGAAGGGAATATCATCATCCTGCCGGTAGCAGGGATTACCCATGTGGTGGAGAATTCCTTGCGGTATGCCAAGTCGCTGAGTGCGCAGCAGATTATCGCCGTCCACATCCCGTTCGAGCGGGAGGATGACGCTATTTTCGAAGAGAAGTGGAAGAAATTCCACCCGGAGGTGCGGTTAGTGACGCTGTATTCGCCTTACCGCAGCATCATTCATCCATTGACCAAGTTCATAGATACGGTTCAGCGCAAGGCCAGCGAGTCGAATTATCAGGTGACCGTCATTGTCCCTCAATTCATACCGAAGAAGGGCTGGCATAACATTCTGCATAACCAGTCCAGTCTGCTGATCCGCGCACATCTGCTGTACCGGCGCAATGTCATTATCACTACCGTTCCTTATCATTTGAAAAAATAA
- a CDS encoding MarR family winged helix-turn-helix transcriptional regulator, which yields MKEYMSGLNLVDMISEKHKMLRDKVNQMSGEPLNKTETHILAMLEQHGVLSISEISRLISISRQGTQKTINNLLAEGYVGTAAKEGNSRDKPIVLTAKGTAACRSMLEIKHTIEDEITARIGREEVELLRTLLTQDWL from the coding sequence ATGAAGGAGTATATGAGCGGGTTGAATCTGGTCGATATGATTAGCGAGAAGCATAAGATGCTGCGGGACAAGGTAAACCAGATGAGCGGCGAGCCGCTGAATAAGACGGAGACGCATATTCTGGCGATGCTGGAGCAGCACGGCGTTCTGTCCATCTCGGAGATCAGCAGGCTGATCAGCATTTCCCGCCAGGGCACGCAGAAGACGATTAACAATCTGCTGGCCGAAGGTTACGTGGGTACCGCTGCTAAGGAAGGGAACAGCCGGGACAAGCCTATCGTGCTCACTGCGAAGGGGACAGCGGCTTGCCGGAGTATGCTGGAGATCAAGCATACTATTGAGGACGAAATCACGGCCCGGATCGGCAGGGAGGAGGTGGAGCTGCTGCGGACGCTGCTTACACAGGACTGGCTCTGA
- a CDS encoding DUF2798 domain-containing protein: MGSNKKEALIFTSMMCFCMVVFMSFYNVIISNGFNSRLFTDVAVGLLPALAVALFCDIVVVGRIAKGLAFKIVKPSASQIRKVLTISCFMVCGMVILMSLYGTLAHFGFGDNFFRHYFSILGLNFICALPLQLLVAGPLTRFLFSRMFPVPTAAPGV, translated from the coding sequence ATGGGCAGCAACAAAAAAGAAGCTTTAATTTTCACCAGTATGATGTGTTTTTGCATGGTCGTCTTTATGTCTTTCTATAATGTAATTATTTCTAACGGATTCAACAGCAGGCTGTTCACGGATGTGGCTGTGGGCTTGCTCCCGGCACTTGCCGTTGCCCTGTTCTGCGATATTGTGGTGGTTGGCAGAATTGCCAAGGGGCTGGCCTTCAAAATAGTGAAGCCTTCCGCCTCCCAGATCCGCAAAGTGCTGACGATCTCGTGCTTCATGGTCTGCGGCATGGTCATTCTCATGTCTCTATACGGCACACTAGCACACTTCGGATTCGGGGACAACTTCTTTCGTCATTACTTCTCCATTCTGGGGCTTAATTTCATCTGCGCCCTGCCGCTCCAGCTGCTGGTGGCCGGTCCGCTGACCCGGTTCCTGTTCAGCCGGATGTTTCCGGTTCCTACGGCAGCACCGGGCGTCTAA
- a CDS encoding GH32 C-terminal domain-containing protein: MTRIEAEEFGLIIHHTATEYTELIYSAAEDTLTLHRDQSGETCLSWNK, translated from the coding sequence ATGACACGGATTGAAGCGGAAGAATTCGGTCTTATTATTCATCATACAGCTACTGAGTATACTGAACTCATCTACTCTGCTGCTGAAGACACTCTAACCCTGCACAGAGATCAGTCCGGCGAGACCTGTCTTTCATGGAATAAATAA
- a CDS encoding carbohydrate kinase family protein, with product MVKVSDEELQLITSEADRDAALDMLHEWGAGAVAVTLGRDGTLISSLDSRLLIPSITVKSIDSTGAGDAFIGALLCRISQLAHPADFTRSAELQQEFVTFANRVGAMVCTKVGAIAALPTLDEVQEFAG from the coding sequence CTGGTAAAGGTCAGCGACGAGGAGCTGCAGCTGATTACAAGCGAAGCGGACCGTGATGCCGCCCTTGATATGCTGCATGAATGGGGTGCCGGAGCAGTAGCCGTTACTCTGGGCAGAGACGGCACCCTGATCTCCTCCCTGGACTCACGGTTGCTGATTCCGAGCATCACCGTGAAGTCCATCGATTCCACCGGTGCCGGCGATGCCTTCATCGGTGCGCTGCTCTGCCGGATCAGCCAACTGGCCCATCCGGCAGACTTCACCCGCAGCGCGGAGCTGCAGCAAGAATTCGTCACCTTCGCCAACCGGGTGGGGGCGATGGTCTGCACCAAGGTCGGGGCGATTGCCGCGCTGCCGACACTGGACGAGGTCCAGGAGTTTGCAGGGTAA
- a CDS encoding DUF6710 family protein codes for MTMKQEFDNLMAFAKDLINENLGFYYDINYGYFQPETHPIVDFIRLIGRRIQSQLMLMPALYGEVDQMERMFSDNLFFDEWAEVTLDGRSFHFLMRQIDNSSRIINLARDLVFPSPWIPRKLRDSLIRIGEGTLNGSWRQDKDHQVTLWLPLGISFVEGSGHHSITAGIAKGEGELYPTSVYDISLIYDHVYTDGRYYYRTHDHSIISEVHFVECAAIFEIGRIMAAQKIIF; via the coding sequence ATGACGATGAAACAAGAATTCGATAATCTCATGGCGTTTGCCAAGGATTTAATCAATGAGAATCTCGGCTTTTATTATGATATCAATTATGGTTATTTCCAGCCCGAGACCCACCCGATTGTGGACTTCATCCGGCTCATCGGCAGACGTATTCAGAGCCAGCTCATGCTGATGCCCGCGCTCTACGGGGAGGTCGACCAGATGGAGCGGATGTTCTCGGACAACCTGTTCTTTGATGAATGGGCCGAGGTGACGCTGGATGGACGGAGCTTCCACTTCCTGATGCGGCAGATTGACAACAGCAGCAGAATCATCAACCTGGCACGTGACCTGGTCTTCCCCTCCCCCTGGATTCCCCGCAAGCTGCGCGACAGTCTGATCCGCATCGGTGAAGGTACCCTGAACGGAAGCTGGCGGCAGGATAAGGATCATCAGGTTACCCTCTGGCTCCCTCTTGGCATCTCCTTCGTGGAAGGCTCAGGGCATCATTCCATAACAGCGGGGATCGCCAAGGGCGAAGGGGAGCTCTACCCCACCTCAGTGTATGACATCAGCCTCATCTACGATCACGTGTATACCGACGGCAGGTATTACTACAGAACGCATGACCATTCGATTATCTCCGAGGTTCATTTCGTGGAATGCGCCGCCATCTTTGAGATCGGCCGGATCATGGCAGCGCAGAAGATTATTTTCTGA
- a CDS encoding IS4 family transposase, with translation MNNNTPFLAVFKQVLTPEEVEMVTGQTEDYEDTGTKMTVGVLFDYFIQACYHQWDGFRQSARVGSNFDLPKVHYSTLSGKAGEVPYDIFKRLFQLLVQKCNRQTRRHLNLPKDLLLIDSTTVTAANSRMSWAPYKKFRGGIKLHVALSHGQHSPMKVVESIARRNDAPFGEVLAHKDYILVQDRAYGKIGRLDQYVQQGQSFVVRLKDNLHLVMPRKLQRPAEGDTKIVRDITCYIGQGKHQSAHRHRVVEFENDRGEVVRIVTDLRKESAHVIAEIYKARWEIEVFFRWVKQHLNVPCLFGTTENAVYSQLFVALTAYVLLKYIFDEIHPKVPVFAELTLWEFMQHWRIFNLPLEWQAQFNLLRRKEHLGVFVIP, from the coding sequence ATGAATAATAATACCCCATTCTTAGCCGTATTCAAACAAGTATTAACTCCAGAAGAAGTTGAAATGGTGACCGGGCAAACCGAGGACTACGAGGATACCGGAACCAAAATGACCGTTGGTGTGTTGTTCGATTACTTTATCCAAGCCTGCTACCACCAATGGGATGGCTTTCGTCAAAGTGCCCGCGTGGGCTCGAACTTCGATTTGCCTAAGGTTCATTACTCCACTCTTTCGGGCAAAGCCGGTGAAGTTCCTTACGATATCTTCAAACGTTTGTTTCAACTGCTTGTCCAGAAATGTAACCGGCAAACCCGTCGGCACCTAAATCTGCCTAAAGATCTTCTACTGATTGACTCTACGACGGTTACGGCGGCAAACTCCCGCATGTCTTGGGCTCCGTATAAAAAATTCAGAGGAGGCATCAAGCTGCATGTCGCTCTTTCGCATGGACAGCATTCACCCATGAAGGTGGTCGAATCGATTGCCCGGCGCAATGACGCTCCATTTGGAGAAGTCTTGGCCCATAAGGACTACATTTTAGTTCAGGATCGGGCGTATGGAAAAATCGGTCGATTGGATCAATATGTGCAGCAAGGTCAGTCCTTTGTGGTTCGTCTGAAAGACAATCTCCATTTGGTGATGCCGCGAAAGCTTCAACGACCGGCGGAGGGAGACACCAAAATTGTACGCGATATCACCTGTTATATTGGTCAAGGCAAACACCAATCCGCCCACCGCCACCGCGTCGTTGAATTTGAAAATGACCGGGGTGAAGTGGTACGAATTGTGACCGATTTGAGAAAAGAGTCCGCTCATGTGATTGCTGAAATTTACAAAGCACGCTGGGAGATTGAAGTCTTTTTCCGCTGGGTGAAACAGCATCTGAATGTCCCTTGTCTATTTGGAACCACCGAAAATGCAGTATATAGCCAATTGTTTGTGGCCCTTACCGCGTATGTGCTTCTGAAATACATTTTTGATGAAATTCATCCGAAGGTACCGGTCTTCGCTGAGCTGACTCTTTGGGAATTTATGCAGCACTGGCGTATATTTAATCTTCCGCTGGAGTGGCAGGCTCAGTTTAATCTGCTCAGGCGTAAAGAACATTTAGGTGTTTTTGTCATCCCATAA